A single region of the Alosa alosa isolate M-15738 ecotype Scorff River chromosome 6, AALO_Geno_1.1, whole genome shotgun sequence genome encodes:
- the slc16a6b gene encoding solute carrier family 16 member 6b isoform X1: MALATMMGMMSSVKGCMGPNVYPEVPDGGWGWVVAVAFFFVEVFTYGVIKSFGIFLQDLMGEFNETNSRVSWVVSICVFIMAFTAPLSTMMSNRFGYRPVVMVGGFLISLGTICSGFATSINEMYITVGIVSGLGYCMTFLPTITILSQYFGRRRSIVTSIASSGECVAVFALVPAFTAIKDVIGWRHCMVVIGVLQMSVIVCGALLRPIIIRPKQTDADSSSSPLKEPQGKYELENELTINSVDSGVQSLSSSRTNLNNSQGGASPDKNSLAEAEVEEQQACFNKEEEDEGYGKVAAKPSEPTNASATSKLLDFSVLRDGGFVCYSLFGLFATLGFFAPQLYVMELGVSRGMSRDAAPALLSTMAAAEIVGRLSVGWLLTRLPLRKINVLLLCTVLLAGVLVAFTLVLDFWGLAVCCALYGFLLGTVCSTHIPMLAEDDVLGIQRMPSAVGVYVCIQSFAGLAGPPLGGVLVDKTGNYGSAFYSCAVGMGLGALFLGLVRPLKLGMCQGRRKGQSAESSPSQSSTDDPVDFLDVDLAGEGSPTKSNDQSVV; this comes from the exons ATGG CACTGGCAACTATGATGGGAATGATGTCCTCAGTGAAGGGGTGCATGGGGCCCAACGTGTACCCAGAAGTGCCCGACGGAGGCTGGGGCTGGGTGGTGGCTGTGGCGTTCTTCTTCGTGGAGGTTTTCACCTACGGCGTCATCAAGAGCTTCGGCATCTTCCTGCAGGACCTCATGGGCGAGTTCAACGAGACCAACAGCCGGGTCTCATGGGTGGTCTCCATCTGTGTCTTCATCATGGCCTTCACAG CACCCCTCTCCACCATGATGAGTAACCGCTTCGGGTATCGGCCCGTTGTCATGGTCGGCGGATTCCTCATCAGCCTGGGCACCATCTGCAGCGGTTTCGCCACCTCCATCAACGAGATGTACATCACTGTGGGCATTGTCTCAG GCCTGGGCTACTGCATGACCTTCCTGCCCACCATCACCATCCTCTCGCAGTACTTCGGCCGCCGCCGCTCCATCGTCACCTCCATCGCCTCCTCTGGGGAGTGTGTCGCCGTCTTCGCCCTGGTTCCAG CCTTCACTGCCATTAaggatgtgattggctggcgcCACTGCATGGTGGTCATTGGAGTCCTTCAGATGAGTGTGATTGTCTGTGGAGCTCTGCTTCGTCCAATCATCATCAGGCCAAAACAAACTGATGCCGACTCGTCCAGCTCCCCTCTCAAGGAGCCGCAGGGAAAGTATGAGCTGGAGAACGAGCTCACCATCAACTCTGTGGACTCAGGAGTGCAGTCGCTCTCTAGCTCACGCACCAACCTGAACAACAGCCAAGGGGGGGCCTCCCCCGACAAGAATAGCCTCGCCGAGGCAGAGGTAGAAGAGCAGCAGGCCTGTTTCAATAAGGAAGAAGAGGACGAAGGATACGGAAAGGTCGCAGCAAAACCGTCAGAGCCTACCAACGCTAGTGCCACCTCCAAGCTCCTGGACTTCTCGGTGCTGCGCGATGGCGGCTTTGTGTGCTACTCGCTCTTCGGCCTGTTCGCCACACTGGGCTTCTTCGCGCCGCAGCTCTACGTGATGGAGCTGGGCGTGTCGCGCGGCATGTCTCGCGACGCCGCACCCGCCCTGCTCTCCACCATGGCGGCGGCCGAGATTGTCGGGCGCCTCTCCGTGGGCTGGCTGCTCACGCGGTTGCCCCTGCGCAAGATCaacgtgctgctgctgtgcactGTGCTGCTGGCCGGCGTCCTGGTGGCCTTCACGCTGGTGCTGGACTTCTGGGGGCTGGCTGTGTGCTGCGCGCTCTACGGCTTCCTGCTGGGCACCGTCTGCTCCACGCACATCCCCATGCTGGCCGAGGACGACGTACTGGGCATCCAGCGCATGCCCTCGGCCGTCGGCGTCTATGTCTGCATCCAGAGCTTCGCCGGGCTGGCTGGACCACCCCTTGGAG gTGTCCTGGTGGATAAGACAGGGAACTACGGCTCAGCCTTCTACTCGTGTGCGGTGGGCATGGGCCTGGGGGCACTATTCCTGGGCCTGGTGCGCCCGCTGAAGCTGGGAATGTGCCAAGGCCGGCGGAAGGGCCAGAGCGCGGAGAGCAGCCCCTCGCAGAGCTCGACGGATGACCCCGTCGACTTCCTGGATGTGGATCTGGCGGGTGAGGGAAGCCCTACCAAAAGCAATGACCAAAGTGTGGTGTGA
- the slc16a6b gene encoding solute carrier family 16 member 6b isoform X2: protein MMGMMSSVKGCMGPNVYPEVPDGGWGWVVAVAFFFVEVFTYGVIKSFGIFLQDLMGEFNETNSRVSWVVSICVFIMAFTAPLSTMMSNRFGYRPVVMVGGFLISLGTICSGFATSINEMYITVGIVSGLGYCMTFLPTITILSQYFGRRRSIVTSIASSGECVAVFALVPAFTAIKDVIGWRHCMVVIGVLQMSVIVCGALLRPIIIRPKQTDADSSSSPLKEPQGKYELENELTINSVDSGVQSLSSSRTNLNNSQGGASPDKNSLAEAEVEEQQACFNKEEEDEGYGKVAAKPSEPTNASATSKLLDFSVLRDGGFVCYSLFGLFATLGFFAPQLYVMELGVSRGMSRDAAPALLSTMAAAEIVGRLSVGWLLTRLPLRKINVLLLCTVLLAGVLVAFTLVLDFWGLAVCCALYGFLLGTVCSTHIPMLAEDDVLGIQRMPSAVGVYVCIQSFAGLAGPPLGGVLVDKTGNYGSAFYSCAVGMGLGALFLGLVRPLKLGMCQGRRKGQSAESSPSQSSTDDPVDFLDVDLAGEGSPTKSNDQSVV from the exons ATGATGGGAATGATGTCCTCAGTGAAGGGGTGCATGGGGCCCAACGTGTACCCAGAAGTGCCCGACGGAGGCTGGGGCTGGGTGGTGGCTGTGGCGTTCTTCTTCGTGGAGGTTTTCACCTACGGCGTCATCAAGAGCTTCGGCATCTTCCTGCAGGACCTCATGGGCGAGTTCAACGAGACCAACAGCCGGGTCTCATGGGTGGTCTCCATCTGTGTCTTCATCATGGCCTTCACAG CACCCCTCTCCACCATGATGAGTAACCGCTTCGGGTATCGGCCCGTTGTCATGGTCGGCGGATTCCTCATCAGCCTGGGCACCATCTGCAGCGGTTTCGCCACCTCCATCAACGAGATGTACATCACTGTGGGCATTGTCTCAG GCCTGGGCTACTGCATGACCTTCCTGCCCACCATCACCATCCTCTCGCAGTACTTCGGCCGCCGCCGCTCCATCGTCACCTCCATCGCCTCCTCTGGGGAGTGTGTCGCCGTCTTCGCCCTGGTTCCAG CCTTCACTGCCATTAaggatgtgattggctggcgcCACTGCATGGTGGTCATTGGAGTCCTTCAGATGAGTGTGATTGTCTGTGGAGCTCTGCTTCGTCCAATCATCATCAGGCCAAAACAAACTGATGCCGACTCGTCCAGCTCCCCTCTCAAGGAGCCGCAGGGAAAGTATGAGCTGGAGAACGAGCTCACCATCAACTCTGTGGACTCAGGAGTGCAGTCGCTCTCTAGCTCACGCACCAACCTGAACAACAGCCAAGGGGGGGCCTCCCCCGACAAGAATAGCCTCGCCGAGGCAGAGGTAGAAGAGCAGCAGGCCTGTTTCAATAAGGAAGAAGAGGACGAAGGATACGGAAAGGTCGCAGCAAAACCGTCAGAGCCTACCAACGCTAGTGCCACCTCCAAGCTCCTGGACTTCTCGGTGCTGCGCGATGGCGGCTTTGTGTGCTACTCGCTCTTCGGCCTGTTCGCCACACTGGGCTTCTTCGCGCCGCAGCTCTACGTGATGGAGCTGGGCGTGTCGCGCGGCATGTCTCGCGACGCCGCACCCGCCCTGCTCTCCACCATGGCGGCGGCCGAGATTGTCGGGCGCCTCTCCGTGGGCTGGCTGCTCACGCGGTTGCCCCTGCGCAAGATCaacgtgctgctgctgtgcactGTGCTGCTGGCCGGCGTCCTGGTGGCCTTCACGCTGGTGCTGGACTTCTGGGGGCTGGCTGTGTGCTGCGCGCTCTACGGCTTCCTGCTGGGCACCGTCTGCTCCACGCACATCCCCATGCTGGCCGAGGACGACGTACTGGGCATCCAGCGCATGCCCTCGGCCGTCGGCGTCTATGTCTGCATCCAGAGCTTCGCCGGGCTGGCTGGACCACCCCTTGGAG gTGTCCTGGTGGATAAGACAGGGAACTACGGCTCAGCCTTCTACTCGTGTGCGGTGGGCATGGGCCTGGGGGCACTATTCCTGGGCCTGGTGCGCCCGCTGAAGCTGGGAATGTGCCAAGGCCGGCGGAAGGGCCAGAGCGCGGAGAGCAGCCCCTCGCAGAGCTCGACGGATGACCCCGTCGACTTCCTGGATGTGGATCTGGCGGGTGAGGGAAGCCCTACCAAAAGCAATGACCAAAGTGTGGTGTGA